Proteins encoded together in one uncultured Desulfosarcina sp. window:
- a CDS encoding AlkA N-terminal domain-containing protein, with product MIHLDRDVCDRARLARDPRFDGLFFIGVKSTGIYCRPICPARSPRSENIEYYPSAAAAAAAGLRPCLRCRPETAPGTPAWNGTSASVSRAMHLIRQGALNDGSVDQLSDRLGLSSRHLRRLFRKHIGTTPKIIADHQRLLFAKKLVMETDIPVTQAALASGYGSLRRFNAAFRKGVGRTPSQMRRSRSQAQPVETSGVRCTLDLSYRPPYDWDRMLAFFQRRAIPGVEHVANGTYRRTVRLGSGRGEIAVRHAAKGFGLKLEICLTDDRNLMTVVERVKRMFDLDANPQAIHWTLRQDPLLDCLIRQTPGLRLPGSWDPFETAVRAVIGQQISVKGAVTQMGRLVRQAGMPCDLAEDVHLAHFFPEANDLANMDWTTIGMPKARKTTLRRLADEVASGALPLEAAAGLPAFIDAITQIRGIGDWTANYIAMRALGEPDGFPASDLGILKALQKGPDRPTAKQAAARAENWRPWRAYACIYLWHSLGNTLEEA from the coding sequence ATGATCCATTTGGACCGGGATGTTTGCGACCGGGCCAGATTGGCCCGAGACCCCCGTTTTGACGGCCTTTTTTTTATCGGCGTCAAGAGCACGGGAATCTATTGCCGGCCCATCTGCCCGGCCCGCTCTCCCCGTTCTGAAAATATTGAATACTACCCCAGCGCTGCCGCAGCGGCTGCGGCAGGACTGCGTCCCTGCCTGCGTTGCCGACCGGAAACAGCGCCGGGCACACCGGCCTGGAATGGGACCTCGGCTTCGGTTTCCAGGGCCATGCACCTGATTCGACAGGGTGCCCTGAACGACGGTTCCGTGGATCAGCTATCTGATCGGTTGGGATTAAGCTCCCGGCATCTGCGCCGCCTGTTTCGCAAACATATCGGCACCACCCCCAAAATCATTGCCGACCATCAGCGCCTGCTGTTTGCAAAAAAACTGGTCATGGAGACGGACATACCCGTCACCCAGGCAGCGCTGGCCTCCGGCTACGGCAGCCTGCGGCGCTTCAACGCCGCATTTCGCAAGGGTGTCGGCCGAACACCGTCTCAGATGCGGCGCAGTCGCTCGCAAGCCCAACCGGTTGAGACTTCAGGAGTCCGCTGCACCCTCGATTTGTCCTACCGGCCACCCTACGATTGGGATCGGATGCTGGCCTTTTTTCAAAGGCGCGCCATCCCCGGAGTGGAACACGTGGCGAACGGCACCTACCGGAGAACGGTCCGTTTGGGTTCGGGCCGGGGCGAAATCGCTGTAAGACATGCAGCCAAAGGGTTTGGGTTGAAGCTCGAGATCTGCCTTACGGATGATCGGAATCTGATGACCGTCGTAGAACGCGTAAAACGCATGTTTGACCTGGACGCCAATCCTCAGGCCATTCATTGGACCCTGCGCCAGGACCCTCTTCTGGATTGTCTGATCCGTCAGACCCCCGGGTTGCGACTTCCCGGTTCGTGGGATCCGTTCGAAACCGCGGTGCGGGCCGTGATCGGCCAACAGATTTCAGTCAAGGGTGCCGTCACTCAAATGGGCCGCCTTGTCCGTCAGGCAGGCATGCCATGTGATTTGGCTGAAGACGTTCATCTGGCCCACTTTTTTCCGGAAGCCAACGACTTGGCGAACATGGACTGGACGACCATCGGAATGCCAAAGGCGCGCAAGACGACCCTTCGTCGGTTGGCCGACGAGGTAGCCTCGGGAGCGCTGCCACTGGAAGCAGCCGCCGGCTTGCCTGCCTTCATCGATGCCATAACCCAGATACGAGGCATCGGTGACTGGACCGCAAACTATATCGCCATGCGTGCCCTGGGAGAACCCGATGGCTTCCCGGCGTCCGACCTGGGTATTTTGAAGGCACTCCAGAAGGGTCCGGACAGGCCAACGGCCAAACAGG
- a CDS encoding cold-shock protein gives MANGIVKWFNDSKGFGFIEQEDGPDVFVHHSAINATGFRSLSEGDRVTFEIEQGPKGPAASNVTVV, from the coding sequence ATGGCAAATGGTATCGTGAAGTGGTTCAATGACAGCAAGGGATTTGGTTTTATCGAGCAGGAAGACGGACCGGATGTATTCGTCCATCATTCGGCCATCAACGCCACCGGATTCAGGTCCCTCAGTGAAGGCGACCGGGTTACCTTCGAAATCGAGCAGGGCCCCAAAGGACCGGCCGCTTCCAATGTAACTGTCGTCTAG
- the lpdA gene encoding dihydrolipoyl dehydrogenase: MADNATQLAVIGAGPGGYTAAFMAADMGMAVTLIDPAENPGGVCLYHGCIPSKALLHVAGLINETTEAEAWGVTFGKPKIDVQRLRQWKSDVVGNLTGGLGRLVGQRKIDYVRATAAFSDPRTLTLKDADGKTRTLAFEHAILASGSRAVDLPLFPADADRIWNSRNALELESVPKTLLVVGGGYIGLELGSVYAALGSEVTVVEMLPQLLTGADRDLVRFLLKPLKQRFKEILLNTMVDTVNVQKNGVKVTFEGGDDTPAGRLFQRVLVATGRRPHTKGLGLENAGITVEESGFVKIDEKCRTTASSVFAIGDVAGQPMLAHKASYEARIAVETIAGRDVVADAAGIPAVVFTDPEVAWVGLTETMAKETGRKVEVVRFPWAASGRAVTLGRTDGITKLLIDPESERLLGAGIVGPGAGELIAEATLALEMGANATDLALTVHPHPTLSETLKEAADSFHGLATHYFRPVRKKK, encoded by the coding sequence ATGGCTGACAACGCAACACAACTGGCTGTCATCGGTGCGGGTCCCGGTGGGTACACCGCCGCTTTTATGGCGGCCGATATGGGTATGGCCGTCACGCTCATCGACCCTGCGGAAAATCCCGGAGGCGTTTGCCTCTACCACGGCTGCATCCCCTCCAAGGCCCTTTTGCACGTAGCCGGTTTGATCAACGAAACCACCGAGGCCGAAGCGTGGGGCGTAACGTTCGGCAAACCCAAAATCGATGTCCAGCGGCTGCGCCAGTGGAAATCGGATGTGGTCGGCAACCTTACCGGAGGATTGGGACGTCTGGTCGGACAGCGCAAGATCGATTATGTCCGGGCCACGGCCGCCTTTTCCGACCCGCGAACGCTGACCCTGAAAGATGCCGACGGCAAAACCCGGACCCTTGCCTTCGAGCATGCGATCCTGGCTTCCGGCTCCCGGGCCGTCGACCTCCCCCTTTTTCCGGCGGATGCGGATCGCATCTGGAATTCCCGTAATGCGCTCGAACTGGAAAGCGTGCCCAAAACGCTGCTGGTGGTGGGCGGCGGCTACATCGGCCTGGAACTGGGCAGCGTGTATGCCGCCCTGGGGTCCGAAGTGACCGTGGTCGAAATGCTGCCCCAGCTGCTGACCGGCGCCGACCGGGATCTGGTGCGCTTTCTTCTCAAGCCGCTGAAACAGCGGTTCAAGGAGATCCTGTTGAACACCATGGTGGACACGGTCAACGTCCAGAAAAACGGGGTCAAGGTAACCTTCGAGGGTGGCGACGATACGCCGGCTGGCCGGCTGTTCCAGCGGGTGCTGGTAGCGACGGGACGCCGGCCCCATACAAAGGGACTGGGCCTGGAAAACGCCGGAATTACCGTGGAGGAAAGCGGTTTTGTGAAAATCGACGAAAAATGCCGCACCACGGCGTCTTCCGTCTTCGCCATCGGGGACGTGGCCGGCCAGCCCATGCTGGCCCATAAGGCGTCCTACGAAGCGCGCATCGCCGTGGAAACCATTGCCGGGCGGGATGTCGTCGCCGATGCCGCCGGCATCCCGGCGGTGGTTTTCACCGACCCGGAAGTGGCCTGGGTCGGTCTCACCGAAACGATGGCCAAGGAAACGGGCCGGAAGGTCGAGGTCGTCCGCTTTCCCTGGGCCGCGTCCGGCCGCGCCGTCACCCTGGGCCGCACCGACGGCATCACCAAGCTGCTCATCGATCCCGAATCGGAGCGGTTGCTGGGTGCGGGCATTGTGGGACCGGGGGCCGGAGAATTGATCGCCGAGGCGACCCTGGCCCTGGAGATGGGGGCCAATGCCACCGATCTCGCCTTGACCGTCCATCCGCATCCGACGCTTTCGGAAACCCTTAAAGAGGCTGCCGACAGTTTTCACGGACTGGCCACCCATTATTTCCGGCCCGTCCGTAAGAAAAAATAG
- a CDS encoding 2-oxo acid dehydrogenase subunit E2: MIEAIKLPEIGENVESGIVVAVHVKEGDRIAVDDTVIELETDKALVEIPSPFNGRITEVLAEAGAQMNVGDVIARVETESRAAPDEPDRPPQSAETEEGAGKAGPPDEPPERPTADEKRSVPATPAKAASATQESSEHRPPPAAAPSIRRLARELGVDIYRVEGTGPAGRISEADVKNHVRRSLPERSNAPDAIPAQQTVELPDFSRWGDVDMEKMDTVRRLTANSTAASWATVPHVTQFDEADISDVAAFIDKKGKAAANDGTKITITAVIARICASALQRFPQFNASVDIANQRIVYKRDVHIGIAADTPRGLLVPVIRNADRKGILALADAIADLAKRARSKKIKPDEMEGGTFTISNQGGIGGVGFTPIVLWPQVAILGISRSAVKPVWDGEAFVPRTMLPLSLSYDHRIIDGADAARFLRWICEGLERPLNLFLD; the protein is encoded by the coding sequence ATGATAGAAGCGATCAAACTACCGGAAATTGGAGAGAATGTGGAATCTGGAATTGTCGTCGCCGTCCATGTCAAGGAAGGGGACAGGATCGCGGTAGACGACACGGTGATTGAACTGGAAACGGATAAGGCGCTGGTGGAAATTCCTTCGCCATTCAACGGCCGGATCACCGAAGTGCTGGCGGAAGCCGGGGCTCAGATGAATGTGGGCGACGTCATCGCCCGCGTGGAGACCGAATCCCGGGCCGCGCCCGATGAACCGGACCGGCCCCCACAGTCTGCGGAGACCGAAGAGGGTGCCGGTAAAGCCGGACCGCCCGATGAACCGCCGGAAAGGCCCACAGCGGATGAAAAACGAAGCGTGCCGGCAACCCCGGCGAAGGCCGCTTCGGCAACGCAGGAGAGCAGCGAACATCGTCCCCCGCCGGCGGCGGCGCCTTCCATCCGCAGGCTGGCCAGGGAGTTGGGGGTGGATATTTACCGTGTCGAAGGCACCGGACCCGCCGGCCGCATCTCCGAAGCCGATGTAAAAAACCACGTCCGCCGCAGCCTGCCGGAGCGTTCGAACGCTCCGGATGCGATCCCGGCACAGCAGACGGTGGAGCTCCCCGATTTCAGCCGCTGGGGTGATGTGGACATGGAAAAAATGGACACGGTGCGCCGCCTGACGGCCAACAGCACGGCCGCTTCCTGGGCGACCGTGCCCCACGTAACGCAGTTCGACGAAGCGGACATCAGCGATGTTGCAGCCTTTATCGATAAAAAGGGCAAGGCCGCGGCAAACGACGGCACCAAAATCACCATTACTGCCGTCATTGCCCGTATCTGTGCATCGGCCCTGCAGCGCTTTCCGCAGTTCAACGCCAGTGTGGACATCGCCAACCAGCGCATCGTCTACAAGCGCGATGTGCATATCGGCATTGCCGCCGACACCCCCAGGGGGCTGCTGGTGCCGGTGATTCGCAATGCGGACCGCAAAGGCATCCTTGCGCTGGCCGATGCCATTGCCGACCTGGCGAAGCGCGCGCGCAGCAAAAAGATCAAGCCTGACGAAATGGAGGGCGGCACCTTCACCATCTCCAACCAGGGGGGCATCGGCGGGGTAGGATTCACTCCCATCGTGCTTTGGCCCCAGGTGGCGATTCTTGGGATCAGCCGATCGGCCGTCAAACCGGTCTGGGACGGGGAAGCCTTTGTTCCCCGAACCATGCTGCCCCTTTCGCTGTCCTACGACCACCGGATCATCGACGGGGCCGACGCCGCACGATTTCTGCGTTGGATCTGCGAGGGGCTGGAACGGCCCCTGAACCTGTTCCTGGACTGA
- the aceE gene encoding pyruvate dehydrogenase (acetyl-transferring), homodimeric type, with translation MAHEDADAISPEIALENREWIESLDYVYENQGPQRVLELLRHLQVRAQQRGVSAPFSANTPYINTIPASRQPAFPGSREIERRIKSIIRWNAMAMVVRANRQHSGIGGHISTFASSATLYEVGFNHFFRAKSAGHPGDIVYFQGHAAPGIYARAFLEGRIDATRMEHFRQELAEGGGLSSYPHPYLMPEFWQFPTVSMGLSPIMAIYQARFNRYLEDRGIKPSDDVRVWAFLGDGETDEPESLGAITLAAREKLDNLIFVVNCNLQRLDGPVRGNGKIIQELEAAFRGAGWNVIKVIWGDDWDPLLAQDDQGLLAKRMEEVPDGQYQMYSVAGGSYIRKDFFGRYPELARMVESYTDEQLAKLRRGGHDPQKIYAAYQAAVNHKGAPTVILAKTIKGYGLGEAGEGRNVTHQQKKLNEEELRHFRSRFGIPIPDDQIREAPFYRPDENSEEIRYLKERRKALGGYLPARSVSVPIFRPPGKTLYAEFLKDSGSREVATTMVMVTLLGKLLADEKIGRYLVPIVPDEARTFGMESLFRKIGIYSHVGQNYEPVDRSSLLYYKEATDGQILEEGISEAGSMASFIAAGTAYSTFDINMVPFFFFYSMFGFQRIGDMIWAAGDVQARGFLLGATAGRTTLAGEGLQHQDGNSHILALANPSVLAYDPAFAFEIAVIVREGLRRMLEEGQNLVYYLTIANEFYPMPAMPQGVEEGILKGIYKFSPSSLDKPEARAHLLGSGAILNECLKARDLLEGNFGVAADVWSVTSYKNLYWDALDTERTNRLNPEKNPRASFLQRQTAGETGVFVAASDYLKALPETIARHLPGPVAVLGTDGYGRSETREALRDFFEVDARHIAFAALAALVREGALPRSVVKKARHTFKIDPERSNPLFV, from the coding sequence ATGGCCCATGAAGACGCCGACGCCATTTCTCCCGAGATCGCCCTTGAAAACCGGGAGTGGATCGAAAGCCTGGATTACGTCTATGAAAATCAGGGCCCCCAACGGGTTCTGGAACTGCTGCGCCATCTTCAGGTCAGGGCGCAGCAGCGCGGCGTATCGGCTCCCTTTTCCGCCAACACGCCTTATATCAACACCATACCGGCCAGCCGGCAGCCGGCCTTTCCCGGCAGCCGGGAAATCGAACGGCGCATCAAAAGCATCATCCGCTGGAACGCCATGGCCATGGTGGTCCGCGCCAACCGGCAGCACAGCGGCATCGGCGGCCATATTTCCACCTTTGCCTCCAGCGCCACCCTTTATGAGGTCGGCTTCAACCACTTCTTTCGCGCCAAAAGCGCCGGCCACCCCGGCGACATCGTTTATTTCCAGGGCCACGCCGCCCCCGGCATTTATGCCCGGGCTTTTCTAGAAGGCCGCATCGACGCCACCCGCATGGAGCATTTCCGGCAGGAACTGGCCGAGGGCGGCGGGCTGAGTTCCTATCCCCATCCCTACCTGATGCCCGAATTCTGGCAGTTTCCCACGGTTTCCATGGGGCTGTCGCCGATCATGGCGATCTACCAGGCCCGCTTCAACCGCTACCTGGAAGACCGGGGGATCAAGCCGTCCGACGACGTCCGCGTGTGGGCCTTTCTGGGCGACGGGGAAACGGACGAACCCGAATCCCTGGGAGCCATCACCCTGGCGGCGCGGGAGAAGCTGGACAATCTGATTTTCGTGGTCAACTGCAACCTGCAGCGGCTGGATGGGCCGGTGCGCGGCAACGGCAAGATCATCCAGGAGCTGGAAGCCGCTTTTCGCGGGGCGGGCTGGAATGTCATCAAGGTCATCTGGGGTGACGACTGGGATCCGCTTTTGGCCCAGGACGACCAGGGCCTGCTGGCCAAACGCATGGAGGAGGTGCCCGACGGTCAGTATCAGATGTATTCGGTGGCCGGTGGCAGCTACATCCGCAAGGATTTTTTCGGCCGCTATCCGGAACTGGCCCGTATGGTGGAAAGCTATACCGACGAGCAGCTGGCCAAACTGCGCCGCGGCGGGCACGACCCTCAGAAAATCTATGCCGCCTACCAGGCGGCGGTGAACCACAAAGGCGCCCCTACGGTAATCCTGGCCAAGACCATCAAGGGCTACGGGTTGGGAGAGGCCGGCGAAGGGCGCAATGTCACCCACCAGCAGAAAAAGCTCAACGAGGAGGAGCTGCGGCATTTCAGGAGCCGCTTCGGCATCCCCATCCCCGACGACCAGATCCGGGAAGCCCCCTTTTACCGGCCCGACGAAAACAGCGAGGAAATCCGCTACCTCAAGGAGCGCCGCAAGGCCCTGGGGGGCTACCTGCCGGCCCGCAGCGTATCGGTGCCTATTTTCAGACCGCCGGGAAAGACCCTGTACGCCGAATTTCTGAAAGATTCGGGCAGCCGGGAGGTGGCCACGACCATGGTCATGGTGACCCTTCTGGGCAAACTGCTGGCGGACGAAAAGATCGGGCGCTACCTGGTTCCCATCGTGCCCGACGAGGCCCGGACCTTCGGCATGGAAAGCCTGTTCCGAAAAATCGGCATCTACTCCCACGTGGGCCAGAACTACGAACCGGTGGACCGCAGCAGCCTGCTGTACTACAAGGAAGCCACCGACGGCCAGATCCTGGAAGAGGGCATCAGCGAAGCCGGGTCCATGGCCTCGTTTATCGCCGCCGGCACGGCGTACTCCACTTTCGACATCAACATGGTGCCTTTCTTTTTCTTCTACTCCATGTTCGGATTCCAGCGCATCGGAGACATGATCTGGGCGGCCGGAGACGTCCAGGCGCGCGGATTCCTGCTGGGCGCCACCGCCGGACGCACCACGCTGGCCGGCGAGGGCCTCCAGCATCAGGACGGCAACAGCCACATTCTGGCCCTGGCCAACCCGTCCGTTCTGGCCTACGACCCGGCCTTTGCCTTCGAGATCGCCGTGATCGTGCGCGAAGGCCTGCGCCGCATGCTGGAAGAGGGACAGAACCTGGTTTACTACCTGACCATCGCCAACGAATTTTATCCCATGCCGGCTATGCCGCAAGGCGTCGAGGAGGGCATTCTCAAGGGAATCTATAAATTCTCGCCTTCTTCTCTCGACAAGCCCGAGGCCCGCGCCCATCTGCTGGGCAGCGGCGCCATCCTCAACGAATGCCTCAAAGCCCGAGATTTACTGGAAGGAAATTTCGGTGTGGCGGCCGACGTCTGGAGCGTCACCAGCTACAAGAACCTGTACTGGGATGCCCTGGACACGGAGCGGACCAACCGCCTCAATCCGGAGAAAAATCCCCGGGCCAGTTTTCTCCAGCGCCAGACCGCCGGCGAGACCGGCGTGTTCGTGGCCGCCAGCGACTACCTTAAAGCCCTGCCGGAAACCATCGCCCGCCATCTGCCGGGTCCGGTGGCGGTCCTGGGCACCGACGGATATGGCCGCAGCGAAACCCGCGAGGCCCTGCGCGACTTTTTCGAGGTCGACGCCAGGCACATCGCCTTTGCCGCTCTGGCCGCCCTGGTCCGGGAGGGCGCACTTCCCCGGTCCGTGGTGAAAAAAGCACGCCATACATTCAAGATCGATCCCGAGCGTTCCAACCCCTTGTTCGTATAG
- a CDS encoding AF1514 family protein, giving the protein MAQLDTTSTPYPLETISLTADNPAIDLDAARALAKTKAREMDPNAMMLSYHSQKTGEFWPAYECGGGGRPPWIVFAEARGYNLKIDINGGDYEFFYLRF; this is encoded by the coding sequence ATGGCTCAACTGGATACGACATCGACACCTTACCCCCTGGAAACGATAAGCCTCACAGCCGACAACCCGGCCATCGATCTTGACGCGGCCAGGGCATTGGCTAAAACAAAGGCCAGGGAGATGGACCCCAATGCCATGATGCTGTCCTACCACAGCCAAAAGACCGGTGAGTTCTGGCCCGCTTACGAGTGCGGCGGAGGCGGCCGGCCGCCCTGGATCGTGTTTGCCGAAGCGCGCGGATACAACCTGAAAATCGATATCAACGGCGGCGACTACGAGTTCTTTTACCTGCGTTTTTAA
- a CDS encoding NYN domain-containing protein: MNKNLETANLAVFCDFENVALGVRDARYAEFDINKVLERLLLKGSIVVKKAYCDWERYKEFKATMHEAAFELIEIPHVRQSGKNSADIRMVVDALDLCYTKSHVDTFVIVSGDSDFSPLVSKLRENNKNVIGVGVKNSSSDLLIANCDEFMYYDDLVRKKKKAKKPARKPPAKSPKVQVAETAKEDAETLVQEALDLVMETLEALAEERGSEEKIWGSMVKQTLKRRRPGFNESYYGFRSFKRLLDEAASRGLMDLEPDEKSGGYIIRSFHSED, from the coding sequence ATGAACAAGAATCTGGAAACAGCCAATCTGGCCGTGTTCTGCGATTTTGAAAATGTGGCTCTTGGCGTTCGCGATGCCCGCTACGCCGAGTTCGACATCAACAAGGTGCTCGAACGCCTGCTGCTCAAGGGCAGCATCGTGGTTAAAAAGGCGTATTGCGACTGGGAGCGATACAAGGAGTTCAAGGCGACCATGCACGAGGCGGCCTTCGAACTGATCGAGATCCCGCACGTGCGGCAGTCCGGGAAAAATTCGGCCGATATCCGCATGGTCGTGGACGCCCTGGATTTGTGCTACACCAAGTCCCACGTAGACACGTTCGTGATCGTCAGCGGTGACTCCGATTTTTCTCCATTGGTCAGCAAGCTGCGCGAGAACAATAAGAACGTCATCGGTGTGGGCGTGAAGAACTCCAGCTCGGACCTGCTGATCGCCAACTGCGATGAGTTCATGTATTACGACGACCTGGTGAGAAAGAAGAAAAAGGCCAAGAAGCCGGCCCGCAAGCCGCCGGCCAAAAGCCCCAAGGTGCAGGTTGCCGAAACCGCCAAGGAGGATGCCGAAACGCTGGTCCAGGAAGCCCTGGATCTGGTGATGGAAACCTTGGAGGCCCTGGCCGAGGAACGGGGTTCGGAAGAGAAAATCTGGGGTTCCATGGTCAAGCAGACGCTCAAGCGGCGCCGCCCCGGATTCAATGAATCCTACTACGGCTTCCGCTCGTTCAAGCGCCTGCTGGACGAGGCCGCCAGCCGCGGGCTGATGGACCTGGAGCCCGATGAGAAGTCAGGCGGATACATTATTCGCAGCTTCCATTCCGAAGATTGA
- the dctP gene encoding TRAP transporter substrate-binding protein DctP: MNGNLSSAHPEMANLPDIFVARKILSSKYQPYDCGKIFRAPRSRPNLPISGWTLSAKLLFACLISTILSIPFTAHADSEIRLGATERCPYVCTKDAVNQGVLIDIVKSIFDKADIKVKIVYVPMARAIDFIKSKKIDGIIGILQRNAPELIFPGESIGQVRYLLYTKDDWLYTGLNSLKSRRIGTESGKSYGIFDSYIHRYSKDENFIIQIYGSQITRRLIQLLQSNRINLFLEDKNIFDFHKKELNAEKLNEAGSIPPDNLYVGFSPSNKNSQKLADIFTKGIADIRKTGELDKILANYGMSDWVNSATVQRDPFAGDYIKRLEKAFVCETTADKIDTATMIYEGSTAKGGGYWKYAEKFKESIERLSNGRLKVELKFGVTTEHDIVMNLSEGKSQMGMIPTNNIAPFAPSLGVFTLPYLFPNEEGIKKVFHDPLMDEIAERAALESNVRPLGFFIGGYRLLANTERVVRKTSDLKGLRIRVPRNQSMIETFRSWGVEPIPTAWTAVWPALESGLVQGQENPINIIFDAVNKTQEIWDVLKYITNIHYFMFAAPQTICESFYRQLSDEDQLLIRKAAREAEAYSWELVKIEDEKTTRYAKSKGMIFVDPINEKEDWQAKARSTWPKLYFRVGGKELVDRVLEIIEE; encoded by the coding sequence ATGAATGGCAATCTATCTAGTGCCCATCCAGAAATGGCCAATTTGCCCGATATCTTTGTTGCGCGAAAAATTTTATCCTCGAAATATCAACCATATGACTGCGGTAAAATTTTTCGTGCGCCTCGATCTCGACCAAATTTGCCTATTTCTGGATGGACACTATCTGCAAAGCTGCTATTTGCTTGTTTAATCAGCACCATTTTAAGCATACCTTTTACTGCGCACGCAGATTCTGAAATCAGGTTGGGAGCCACGGAAAGATGTCCCTATGTTTGCACTAAGGATGCAGTTAACCAGGGTGTGCTTATTGATATCGTAAAAAGCATCTTTGATAAAGCTGATATTAAAGTGAAAATTGTTTACGTTCCAATGGCCCGTGCTATAGATTTTATCAAATCAAAAAAAATCGATGGCATTATCGGTATTCTACAGCGTAACGCCCCGGAACTTATTTTCCCGGGTGAGAGTATCGGACAAGTCCGCTATTTGCTTTACACAAAAGATGACTGGCTTTATACGGGTTTAAATTCCTTAAAAAGCCGGAGAATTGGCACTGAAAGTGGGAAATCCTATGGAATTTTTGACAGCTACATTCATCGATATTCCAAAGATGAGAATTTTATAATTCAGATTTATGGTTCACAGATAACCAGACGGTTGATACAATTGCTCCAAAGCAACCGCATTAATCTATTCCTGGAAGATAAAAACATATTCGATTTTCATAAAAAAGAATTGAACGCGGAAAAATTGAATGAAGCCGGTTCGATCCCCCCTGATAATTTATATGTCGGCTTTTCACCAAGCAACAAAAATTCTCAAAAGCTTGCGGATATATTTACAAAGGGTATCGCTGACATCAGAAAAACCGGAGAGCTTGATAAAATATTGGCGAATTATGGTATGTCCGATTGGGTCAATTCGGCGACCGTCCAGCGAGATCCATTTGCAGGTGATTATATCAAACGGTTGGAAAAAGCATTCGTTTGCGAGACAACGGCTGATAAAATTGACACGGCTACCATGATATACGAAGGCTCAACGGCTAAGGGTGGTGGGTACTGGAAATACGCCGAAAAATTCAAGGAATCCATAGAACGCCTCTCTAACGGCAGGTTGAAAGTGGAGCTTAAATTTGGCGTAACAACGGAACACGATATTGTGATGAATCTTTCGGAAGGTAAAAGTCAGATGGGTATGATACCGACGAACAATATCGCGCCGTTTGCGCCGTCTTTGGGTGTTTTTACATTGCCATATCTGTTTCCTAATGAAGAAGGAATCAAAAAAGTGTTCCATGATCCGCTGATGGACGAAATAGCAGAACGGGCAGCATTGGAGTCCAATGTCCGCCCGCTGGGCTTTTTTATTGGTGGGTACAGATTGTTGGCCAACACGGAAAGGGTCGTGAGAAAAACAAGCGACTTGAAAGGGTTGCGGATTCGTGTTCCGCGGAATCAGTCAATGATTGAGACTTTTCGATCATGGGGTGTTGAGCCCATTCCAACTGCTTGGACGGCTGTATGGCCGGCCCTGGAATCCGGACTCGTTCAGGGACAGGAAAATCCAATCAATATTATTTTTGATGCGGTGAATAAAACACAAGAAATTTGGGACGTATTAAAATATATTACCAACATCCATTATTTCATGTTTGCTGCGCCTCAAACGATTTGTGAATCGTTTTATCGCCAATTAAGCGATGAAGATCAACTATTGATAAGAAAAGCAGCAAGGGAGGCAGAAGCGTATAGCTGGGAATTAGTGAAAATAGAAGATGAAAAGACCACTCGGTATGCAAAGAGTAAGGGAATGATTTTTGTTGACCCCATTAATGAGAAGGAAGACTGGCAAGCTAAAGCACGCTCCACTTGGCCTAAATTATATTTCCGGGTCGGTGGAAAAGAACTCGTCGACCGTGTTTTGGAAATCATCGAAGAATAG